Proteins from one Plasmodium yoelii strain 17X genome assembly, chromosome: 2 genomic window:
- a CDS encoding PIR protein, producing the protein MDADICKKFQELRDAFPDHLSANRNYEFTNKEYFEEYCTNDKCNDDTGKINAGFLYLLDAFFKNSDNFVSVAKRNINIVEYIMIWLSYMLYFARNYENDSIKHFYEMYINTDEKYNKEINKVTAYTSYKDLIDKKENLMSISIIDMSIFYDAFILLCDMYIKLEKNSNCDNYLNNAKNFVEMYDALNEDYYNGEGSPYNQLLSTLSNDYCNFKNKCNSAQSSNFPSLPTYSRRFVIKRTLIPIAFMIVAVSIFLGIEYKYSSLGFRKRSQKQCLREKIKNIMKKMIH; encoded by the exons ATGGATGCCGATAta TGTAAAAAGTTCCAGGAACTAAGGGACGCGTTTCCCGATCATTTGAGCGCTAATCGAAACTATGAATTTACAAATAAGGAATATTTCGAAGAGTACTGTACTAATGATAAATGTAATGATGATACCGGTaaaattaatgctggatttttatatttgcttGATGCATTCTTTAAGAATTCTGATAATTTTGTATCTGTTGCAAAAAGAAacatcaatattgttgaatacattatgatatggttaagttatatgttatacTTTGCCAGAAATTATGAAAACGACAGTATAAAGCATTTTTAtgaaatgtatataaatactGATGAGAAGTATaacaaagaaataaataaggTTACTGCTTATACTAgttataaggatcttatagataaaaaagaaaatttgaTGAGTATTAGTATTATAGATATGTCtattttttatgatgcatttatattattatgtgacaTGTATATTAAGCTTGAAAAAAACTCAAATTGcgataattatttaaataatgctAAAAATTTTGTTGAAATGTATGATGCACTTAATGAAGATTATTATAATGGTGAAGGCAGCCCCTATAATCAATTATTatctacattatcaaatgattattgtaattttaaaaataaatgtaatagTGCTCAATCTAGCAATTTTCCATCACTTCCAACATATTCACGAAGATTCGTAATAAAAAGGACACTAATTCCAATTGCATTTATGATTGTTGCAGTATCAATTTTCTTGGGAATTGaatataag tattcgtcacttggatttcggaaacgatctcaaaaacaatgtttaagagaaaaaataaaaaatataatgaagaaaatgattcattaa
- a CDS encoding PIR protein, protein MNSNVCKLINDIDTYFFDDLNNPREDTSGIFLSTYCPGSNCSSDEEKIISGFIMLLNNLESLESDKILEYAILWLSYKLNQKKENGTTKLYDFYTNRIEKIDFYKGKICNVSDDDINMGVIEEKIRSMDIDIKDISNFYDAFKSLCNMYIEIDAKTNTECNKCLEDAGEFFEKCEKVKNVFDITKGSSYLQLWLSLSKDYKDFENNYNSIWCEDGIPLVTCSRSSVTKNTLISIAIIFVAASILLGVSYKYSLFGFRKRSQKQHLREKLKK, encoded by the exons atgaattctAATGTG tgtaaattaattaatgatattgatacatatttttttgatgatCTGAACAACCCGAGAGAAGATACTTCTGGAATTTTTTTAAGTACGTATTGCCCTGGTAGTAACTGTAGTAGTGATGAAGAAAAGATTATCTCTGGTTTTATAATGTTACTAAATAATCTTGAAAGTTTAGAAAGTGATAAAATTTTGGAATAcgctattttatggttaagttataaactaaatcaaaaaaaagaaaatggaaCCACCAAATTATacgatttttatactaaCCGTATAGAAAAAATTGATTTTTATAAGGGGAAAATATGTAATGTTAGTGATGATGATATTAATATGGGTGTTatagaagaaaaaataagatCAATGGatattgatattaaagatatatctaatttttatgatgcatttaaatcattatgtaacatgtataTTGAAATTGATGCAAAAACAAATACTGAATGCAATAAATGTTTAGAAGATGCTGgagaattttttgaaaaatgtgaaaaagttaaaaatgtttttgatATTACTAAAGGAAGTTCTTATTTACAACTATGGTTAAGTTTATCAAAAGATTATAaagattttgaaaataattataatagtaTTTGGTGTGAGGATGGCATACCACTTGTAACTTGTTCACGAAGTTcagtaacaaaaaatacactaatttcaattgcaattatatttgttgcagcatcaattttattgggagtttcttataag tattcgttatttggatttcgaaaacgatctcaaaaacaacatttaagagaaaaactaaaaaagtaa
- a CDS encoding fam-c protein — MNKRIFSLVCIVIYSLLAVPIHCSEQKVSDVRNKSIRGTKERNKSNEQNDIESKRETQLKNNNSKDEDDRGFNCFNIFKRNKKNKRTKVSLTHSCNQTAGTSSNNNDSIPNLIVRLGKIQHAFPVTDPELLKLLLLLKEKLEIEPSNNNKYISKGGLQMQQFMDLVLVKNPEALEFLSHYKKSIGIKPSNDKEPVPKITLLVKNIPHDVPVKDPEHLKFFLRLKEELENYHQIENQENNIHIIIIFK, encoded by the exons atgaataaaagGATATTTAGTTTAGTTTGTATCGTAATCTACTCCCTTTTGGCTGTACCAATACATTGCTCCGAACAGAAA GTATCTGATGTAAGAAATAAAAGTATTCGTGGTACCAAAGAAAGAAACAAAAGTAACGAACAAAATGATATAGAATCTAAACGAGAAACGCAATTAAAGAATAACAATTCTAAAGATGAAGATGATAGAGGATTCAattgttttaatatatttaaaagaaataaaaaaaataaaagaacaAAAGTATCCTTAACTCATTCATGTAATCAAACAGCTGGAACATCTTCAAATAACAATGACTCTATTCCTAATTTAATAGTGCGATTGGGAAAAATTCAACATGCCTTTCCTGTAACAGATCCAGAACTTTTAAAGcttttattacttttaaaagaaaaattagaaaTAGAACCAtcaaataacaataaatatatttctaagGGAGGATTGCAGATGCAACAATTTATGGATCTCGTTCTTGTAAAAAATCCAGAAGCTTTAGAGTTTTTATCacattataaaaaatcaatAGGAATCAAACCTTCAAATGATAAAGAACCCGTTCCTAAGATAACATTGTTGGTGAAAAATATTCCGCATGACGTTCCTGTAAAAGATCCAGAACATTTAAAGTTTTTTTTACGTTTAAAAGAAGAATTAGAAAATTATCATCAAATAGAAAACCAAGAGaataatattcatataataattatattcaaGTGA
- a CDS encoding PIR protein, producing the protein MAGYMWGKFVYVRTNFIYESNNRKHKFINDSFFKEYCNNQTCDSDLAKINAACLHLFNELFGSSDTFRVNSKNNIDVVEYIIIWLSYILSLKSHEGITNLNDFYNQYINNDEKYNKKIDGVTDYSSYKDLINKKQNLMSIGIKDMSKFYHAFNELCNMYNIFDAKQPDCKNYLKYAKNFVKKYDELNEDYNNGKDSPYNQLLSTLSNDYYNFKNVCKNAQSSNFPLLPTYSRKFLIKRTLIPIAFIFVTVSIFLGISYKYSLFGFRKRSQKQCLRERIKNIKKKMTNNI; encoded by the exons ATGGCTGGGTATATG tgGGGTAAGTTCGTTTATGTAAGGAcgaattttatatatgaatcGAATAATAGAAagcataaatttataaatgataGTTTTTTCAAAGAGTATTGTAATAATCAAACATGTGATAGTGATCTCGCTAAAATCAATGCTGCGTgcttacatttatttaatgagCTCTTTGGGAGTTCTGACACGTTTAGAgttaattcaaaaaataatatcgaTGTTGTTGAGTACATTatcatatggttaagttatatattAAGCCTAAAATCACATGAGGGAATCACCAAtctaaatgatttttataatcaatatataaataatgatgagAAGTATAATAAGAAAATAGATGGTGTTACTGATTATAGTAgttataaggatcttataaataaaaaacaaaatttgaTGAGTATTGGTATTAAAgatatgtctaaattttatcatgcatttaatgaattatgtaatatgtataatatatttgatgcAAAACAGCCAGATTGCAAGAATTATTTGAAATATGCTaaaaattttgttaaaaaatatgatgaactTAATGAAgattataataatggtaAAGACAGCCCCTATAATCAATTATTatctacattatcaaatgattattataattttaaaaatgtatgtaAAAATGCGCAATCTAGCAACTTTCCATTACTTCCAACATATTCAcgaaaatttttaataaaaaggaCACTAATTCCAAttgcatttatatttgttacaGTATCAATTTTCTTGGGTATTtcatataag tattcgttatttggatttcggaaacgatctcaaaagCAATGTTTAAgagaaagaataaaaaatataaagaagaaaatgacaaataatatatga
- a CDS encoding PIR protein: protein MIFQNFDNVFNKDKFYLDTIRSKNGHYIRYSPFGRESKKYKCNSIFDELNPLCMHLFIEAYKIPGNIMNFKNNNKEYVGYIMTWLGYMLSLKNNYGTNNLKYFYSTFINSDEKYNTGIKDATDYKNLINKKQDLMNMDMRIISKFYFSSFPTIEKTQTSEVISSSWPIANKLFIVLSTFGAIGIFLGISYKYSLFRSRKRG from the exons ATgatatttcaaaattttgataatgTTTTTAATAAAGACAAATTTTATTTGGATACAATACGTTCGAAAAATGGACATTACATTCGGTATTCCCCTTTTGGTAGagaatcaaaaaaatataaatgtaacAGCATTTTTGATGAACTTAACCCTTTGTGTATGCATTTATTTATTGAAGCATACAAAATTCCTGGAAACATAatgaattttaaaaataacaataaggAATATGTTGGATACATTATGACGTGGTTAGGTTATATGTTAAGCCTAAAGAATAATTATGGAACCAACaatctaaaatatttttatagtacATTTATAAATAGTGATGAAAAGTATAATACGGGTATAAAAGATGCTACTGATTATAAGaatcttataaataaaaaacaagatTTGATGAATATGGATATGAGaattatatctaaattttat TTTTCATCCTTCCCAACGATAGAAAAAACACAAACTTCTGAAGTTATTTCATCAAGTTGGCCGATagcaaataaattatttatagttttatcgacatttggtgcaataggaatttttttaggaatttcttataag tattcgttatttagGTCTCGGAAACGAggttaa